AGCATGTTCGGCTCGATCCAGCGCCCACGTCGACACTCCCTCTCGGCAACTCACTTACTCACTTCACGAGCCTTGGTTCACTATCAAGAGAGCTGAACCCTCTACAGTCATCCTTCCATTGTTGTCGCCTCGCCGTTCCCCTAGGGCGCACAACACGCCTGGCAAACTGGCGGGTAACAACATTTCCGGCATCCGTGCCGGCGATCCATAGGCCGTACGAAAAGGATGTTCTCGTGGGATTGTTCGATCGACTCAAACGAAGCGGCGGGGCCGCAAAACGTGGCCCCGAAGGGTCGGTCGCCCAGTACCTGGCCGATTGGACCGCCGCGCGAATCGGTGTCGAGGCCTACGTCGAGCCCAAGACGACGGTGACCCCGCTGACCGTCGTACTGGTCGCGAACGACGGCGAATGGACTCGGCGGCCGCTGGATGAAAAATATGCACGAAAGATCGGACCCGACCTGAAGATCCCGGTGTACGACGTCCGCAAGACCGGGTATCCCCAACGAATGCGCGACCACGACGCGCGCCAGAAGATCATCAAGAAGCGCGAACAGCAGCAGCGCGACGTGTGATCGACGTCCGTGCGCGAGGACGTTGCTCCCCGCGCACGGACGGTCCGAATCAGCCGTTCTCGACTATGTCTTCGAGAACCGCGAACATGGTCCGCACGGGAACTCCGGTGCCGCCCTTGCCGGTGTAGCCGAAGGGGCCTCCGGTGTTGTAGGCCGGGCCCGCGACATCGATGTGAGCCCATTCGACGCCGTCGGCCACGAATTCCTTCAGGAACAGAGCTGCTGCCAGCATTCCTCCGGCCCGGCCGTTGGTGACGTTCGCCAGATCGGCCACCTTGGAGTCGAGTTCGCGTCGAATCTCCTTCGGAAGCGGCATGGCCCAGCCGTTCTCGCCGATGGCCTGGGAGATTTCGGCAACCCGGTCGCGGAAGTTGTCGGTACCCATCACGCCCGGCGTTCTGTTGCCGAGCGCTACGACCTGAGCCCCGGTGAGCGTTGCGGTGTCGATGAGGTAATCCGGATCGTCCTCGCAGGCACGCACTATCGCGTCGGCCAGCACCAATCGACCTTCGGCGTCGGTGTTGATGACTTCGACGGTGATGCCGCCGTATTGCGTCAACACATCGCCGGGACGCTGCGCGGTGCCCGACGGCATGTTCTCGGCCATCGGCACCGTCGCGATCACATCGAGTGGCAGGCCGACCTTCGCGGCGAGGATCACCGTCGCGATGACCGCAGCCGCGCCGCCCATGTCCGAGGTCATGTTCTCCATGCCCGCAGCGGGTTTGATGGAGATGCCGCCGGTGTCGAAGGTGATTCCCTTGCCCACCAGGGCAACCTTCTTCGCACCCCGCTTACCGCCCGAGTGCGTCAGGCGAACCAGTCGCGGCAGGCGTGAAGAACCCTTGCCGACGCCGTGAATACCGCCGTAGCCGTCCTTCTCCAGTGTCTTGTCGTCGAGGATCTCGACCTTCAGGCCCGCTGCCGTACCCAGAGCCTTGGCCTGCGCCGCGAACTCCTCGGGGTAGAGGTGGCTCGGCGGGGTGTTGACGAAATCGCGCGCCACGGCGACGGATTCGGCAATGGCGAGCGATCGTGCCAGCTCGGTCTTGGCGTCCTTGGAGCGGGTGTCGGGCACGAGCAACTCGACGCGGGCGAGGGGAAGACCATCGGCCTTCGGTGCCGACAAGGCCGACTTGAACTCGGTGAACTGGTACGCGCCGAGAAAGAAGCCTTCAGCGGCCGCACCGAGATCGAGTGCCGACAACGTCGTCGCGACCGTATCGACACCCTTGAGCGAGCGTGCCGCGGTACCGGCCGACTGACGAATGCGTTCGCTGTCGATGTCGGCAGCGTTGCCGAGGCCCACTGCCAGGACACTGGAGACGGGCAGTCCGGACGGAGCCGGGATCCGAACGAGCTCATCGGCTTTGCCGGTGGCACCGACGGATTCGAAGGCGTCCAGGAGTTCGGAAGCAACGGCGTCATCCGAAATGTCATCGGTGATGGCGAGCTCGAGGCCGTCGTCACTGGTACTCAGCGCGACGACGAGAACGTCGACTTTCTTGCCGAGCTTGCCCGCGAGGACCAGGTCGGGTCCGAGAGTGCGGGATAGCGTCGAAGGTGAAGGCACGTGGCTGCTCCTGTAGGGGTTGACGTGTAGGTACCTCGATCCTAATGACGATCGATGGCGCAGCGGACCGAGGGACGAACTCGGTCCGCAGGGCCCGCACGAGCCGTGATGTGAGCTAGCGTGACCGCCATGACCGACACCGACCTGATCGAGGGACCGCTGCACGCCGTACACACCGAATTGGGTGCGACATTCGCGCCTTTCGGCGGTTGGACCATGCCGGTGTCGTACGCCGGAGTGGTCGTCGAGCACACCGCGGTGCGGGAAACCGTAGGTCTGTTCGACGTCGGCCACCTGGGCAAAGCGTCGGTCACCGGACCCGGCGCTGCCGCCTTCGTGAACTCTGTTCTGACCAACGATCTCGGCCGCATCGAGCCGGGTAAAGCGCAGTACACCCTGTGCTGCACGGAATCCGGCGGCGTGGTCGACGACCTGATCGCCTACTACGTCTCCGATGACGACGTATTCCTGGTGCCGAACGCAGCCAACACGGCCGATGTCGTTGCCGCGATGGCAGCGCAGGCACCCGATGGCGTGTCGGTGGTGAACCAGCACCGCGAGTTCGGAGTGTTGGCCGTGCAGGGGCCGAAAGCGGCCGAGGTGCTGCAGGAACTGGGTCTGCCGACCGATATGGACTACATGGCGTTCGAGGACGCAACCTGGAATTCGGTGGCAGTGCGGGTGTGCCGAACCGGTTACACCGGCGAGCACGGCTACGAACTGGTTCCACCGGCGGGCGATGCGGAACCGCTCTTCCGCGCACTGCTGGCCGCCGTGCGGTCACGTGGGGGACAGGTGTGCGGGCTCGGAGCACGCGACACTCTGCGCACCGAGATGGGATACCCGCTGCACGGACACGAACTGTCACTGGACATTTCGCCCCTGCAGGCTCGGTGCGGTTGGGCGATCGGCTGGAAGAAGGACGCGTTCTGGGGCAAGGAGGCACTGACTGCGGAGAAGGCCGACGGGCCGACGCGAACGCTGCGCGGACTGAAGGCTCTCGACCGCGGCGTACTCCGCCCCGGTCTCACCGTGCGGGCGTCGGGTCAGGACATCGGGACGACGACCTCCGGAACGTTCTCACCCTCGCTCAAGGTGGGTATCGCCCTGGCTTTGCTCGACGCCGAGGCGGCTCCGGCTGTCGGTTCGGAGGTCGAGGTCGACGTTCGTGGGCGTGCGTTGCGCTGCGAAGTGGTCGCGCCACCGTTCGTCGCTGCCAAGACCAGGTGACCGCGCGAGAGCGGGTGACCTCCACGATAGGATCTCGGGCATGACAGGTGTTTCCGAATTCACGTACGTGCA
The nucleotide sequence above comes from Rhodococcoides fascians A25f. Encoded proteins:
- a CDS encoding leucyl aminopeptidase — encoded protein: MPSPSTLSRTLGPDLVLAGKLGKKVDVLVVALSTSDDGLELAITDDISDDAVASELLDAFESVGATGKADELVRIPAPSGLPVSSVLAVGLGNAADIDSERIRQSAGTAARSLKGVDTVATTLSALDLGAAAEGFFLGAYQFTEFKSALSAPKADGLPLARVELLVPDTRSKDAKTELARSLAIAESVAVARDFVNTPPSHLYPEEFAAQAKALGTAAGLKVEILDDKTLEKDGYGGIHGVGKGSSRLPRLVRLTHSGGKRGAKKVALVGKGITFDTGGISIKPAAGMENMTSDMGGAAAVIATVILAAKVGLPLDVIATVPMAENMPSGTAQRPGDVLTQYGGITVEVINTDAEGRLVLADAIVRACEDDPDYLIDTATLTGAQVVALGNRTPGVMGTDNFRDRVAEISQAIGENGWAMPLPKEIRRELDSKVADLANVTNGRAGGMLAAALFLKEFVADGVEWAHIDVAGPAYNTGGPFGYTGKGGTGVPVRTMFAVLEDIVENG
- the gcvT gene encoding glycine cleavage system aminomethyltransferase GcvT, yielding MTDTDLIEGPLHAVHTELGATFAPFGGWTMPVSYAGVVVEHTAVRETVGLFDVGHLGKASVTGPGAAAFVNSVLTNDLGRIEPGKAQYTLCCTESGGVVDDLIAYYVSDDDVFLVPNAANTADVVAAMAAQAPDGVSVVNQHREFGVLAVQGPKAAEVLQELGLPTDMDYMAFEDATWNSVAVRVCRTGYTGEHGYELVPPAGDAEPLFRALLAAVRSRGGQVCGLGARDTLRTEMGYPLHGHELSLDISPLQARCGWAIGWKKDAFWGKEALTAEKADGPTRTLRGLKALDRGVLRPGLTVRASGQDIGTTTSGTFSPSLKVGIALALLDAEAAPAVGSEVEVDVRGRALRCEVVAPPFVAAKTR